Within the Sarcophilus harrisii chromosome 2, mSarHar1.11, whole genome shotgun sequence genome, the region acattgacccttgcaaaaacttttgtttcaacttttcccctccttccctctacctcctcccctaagGGATGgaaggtagtcccatacatgttaaatatgttaaagtatatgttaaatactatatatgtatacatatttatatgtacttatcttgtttcacaagaaagatcagatttagaaagaaggtaaaaataacctgagaagaaaaaacaaaaatgcaagcaaacaataacagaaagagtggaaatgttatgttgtggtccatactcatttctcagtgttctttctctgggtgtagctggttctgttcattagaGATCAATTGGAAATTGTTTGGAtcctctcactgttgaagagagccacgtccatcagaattgatcctcatgtagtattgttgttgaagtgtataatgatctcctggttctgctcatttcactcaccatcagttcatatatgtctctccaagcctctttgtattcatcctgctggtcatgtcttatagaacaataatattctataacattcatataccacaatttattcagccattgtccaattaatgggcatcccttcaatttccagtttcttgccactacaaaaagggctgccacaaacattcatacgggtccctttcccttctttaatatctctttgggatataagacatGGGTTACTTCTTGACCTGCCTCTCTCCTCATTCCCCTTTCACCCACCTCACCTAAGATTTGTAATCTCCACATAATCTCCTTAATTCCTCAGTCTTTTAATTACTTGCTCAGATGTCTAGAAGTGAGGCTTCTGACCATCTGCCTCTACTTTTTTATCCCTGGtagaattgttattattattgaggcTTCTGACCATCTGCCCCTACTTCTTTATCACTGGTAGAATTGTTgttgatgatgacaatgatgttATTGTTACTGTTTGTAACCCATTTGGGTGACATAACTTCTACAGATTCCCAGGAATGCCAGCTCAGATGTGCCAGCAGTGGCAGGCGGCATTGGCAAAGGTGTTGACTGAGTGCTTTGAACCATGGGAAAACTCCAGAGTAAAATCAAACATAACACCTACAAATACAGGTACAGGGATCTTGCCTTAACCCAGGGTTCCCCAAGTTTTCCATTAAAGAGCCACATTGCAAGCCACTtccattaaacaaaacattttagaGAGGGTGACCAGTGAGACTGAATTACCATCTCTTGAAGGACAAATTTGTATGTTCCTATTGGATATGTCTTGAAAGTCTAACATATTTAGTATCTGTTTCTACATCAAGGCAAATCTTTGTGAAAAACTGCCTGAGTATTAACAAGACCTATTTACCTGGATGTGTTCAGCTTACCTGAGCATTTACAGAGAGATAACAACTCTCAGTTCCTAAGCCAGCCTTTCAGTGTTTGATTGCCCCTAGCACTTTCTGTGCTTCGGTCCTCCTATTTATGTTGGCCTAAGATCCCCATTTCACCTCAGATCATTCCTTTCCCTCCTAGTCAGTAGCTTCTTCCTCTACCCTCCTGAAATTTTTATACTTtgatttaaatctcttttttacCAGAACTGAAGGATATGTGGAAGAGAATGGTTGCACTAACGTGGTCGAGGAGTACAAACAAGCTCATACTGATGCTGTCAACTCAGTTACTGCTCTGAATTCAGACATTTGTGTTTCAGGAGGaagagataaggtaaaaatgacaGTGCCACTTGTAACAAGGGTGAACAGAATAATTAGAGAGGCTCTGGGAGAACAGATCTGATTAAATATAGTTGACaatctgaaaattagaatttaaaagttGTTAAAAGAGTTAGAATTAGCTGCAGCTTGCTGTTATAGATTTAGGAACCATTGAATGATCAGCTGATTAACCACTGATTAAATCAACCATTCTGTACTGTggtcttctcttcctttttaggGAGCATGTTCATACCTTTTTCGGGAACCTACCACATcacatatttttgtatgtgaTTGCTTTATTTcctgtgttgtttttgttttttttttaatattttctttcttttttggagatagttggggttaagtaacttgcccagcttcatatagctaataagtatctgagcccggatttgaagtcagaagttgTAAGTCTTCCTTACACCAAGCTGGACACTCTattgtgccatctggctgcctcctacaataacataaatgaaaagaacaataaaaggaagTCATTCTTTGGTGATACTACTCAGTTCTGGAGAACTGGTAATAAAATGCCTTTCTATATGGCAAGAGAGGTAAGGGACTGCAGGATCCAGAATTATACATCATTAAACTTGTTcattatattgtttatttttgcttaactTGTCATTTGTTACAAAGGAGATTCAATTTCATGGGAAAATGAATGGGAGGATATATTTGTAATAGActaggatataaaaacaaaacacatcagtaatttttttaaaggccaaTGCATTAAACCTTGACTTCTGCAAACTGCCTTTTGAGTGTACTTTATTGGACTTTTAGATTAGAGTTTAGCCTCAGTGGAGGAGAACAGATGAGTAGGAAGTTATCTAGAAGGTGATGAGAAGACAAGGAAGTGAATTAAAGGAATCACTTAGTCTGATACAATCTATGTACCAAAGGAAAGAGTGAAACCCTTCACAATGTAGAGGGGTGAAGGTGACTGACACTAAGAGGAGTAATGTAAGGACAGGGGTTGGAGGTCTGTGATCTATAGATGTAGTACTTTAGTATTAATTTGAATCAAAAAATTGTTGTCAAGATAAATGGTTCTAACTACTCTCTGCACAGATAGTTGTGGCCTACAACTGGAGAACTGGAGATACAATGAAACAGTTCAAAGGACATGAACGGGAAATCACCAAGGTAtacttaatttaattcaacaggcatttaaaaatatctattatgtgcaacTATCTGGGCTCTGAAGATACAAAGGTAAAACCAAAACCATCTCTGCTCTCAAAGTGTTTACAGCTTATATTCTCCTGGCTGGGGGAGGAGAGCAGTACCCTATGTACACAGAAAAGTGAACTTtatacaaagaaacagaaagtaaTTTTTAGAATGGAGAGAGTACTAACAACTGGAGGGAAGGGATAGCAGAAAAGAAAGTCAGATCTGGGCTGTGTGTGGAAGAAAGcacaggaaaggagggagggagggagggaaggaaacagaagGTACATTCCAGCCATATGAAGAACTCCTGGCAGAGGCACAGGGTGAAAGAGGCAGAAGATGAAATATTGTGCAGAACAAACAGCTGGTAGGCCCATTTCAGGAGTGGAGAGTTTGTGAAGGGGAGTGATGTGAATAAGAGATAGGCAGGAGCCATACTGTAAAGGGCTTTAAACGCCAGCCTGAGgatttttgcattttatcctaaaggcaataatAAGGAGCCAGATGAAGATTTTCAAATAGCAGAGTGATATATGTGGTCAGATGTTTTatgaatatcaatttggcagctgtgtggagaatggattagagaagAGATACCAGAAGCAAAGAGACCAGTTAGCTATTAAAACAGCCCAGGTGAGTGGCGATGAATTGTCAATGTATAGGGAGTTTGTCCaacctttgggggaaaaaaaacctgaattgaTAAAAGATTAGTTAGTACTACATAATTAGTGGTTCCATATTACTTTTAGAATTAAtcataaactcttctgtttgtcatttaaagttcttcacaacctgGCTGCAGCCAACCTTTTCGATCTTATTCTACATCACTCTCCTTTACTCTGTTGCCCAGTCAAAATGACATTTTACTGTCTCTGTCCCATGACCTTCCATCTCTTATCTCTATACCTTTGCACCATGAGTGCTGAGTACATAGGGCTTTTTTACTTCCCCCTTTTAGAATATCCAGCTTCCTTCTACACTTAGCAAAAGTAccactttctacaagaaacctttcttgattcctcCAACTGCTAGTACTTCTTCCTccaaattaaattgtattttttaatgttgtgtatatatatctatatatactttaacatatgtgtatatatctatatctaaatcttGTCTTAGCCATTTATGTTGTTTCCCTTTATTaagtataagttccttgagaacaggggctatttaatttttatttattatctccatGATGTAgaacagtgcctgatatatatcataggcatttaataaatgcttattggtatTTGTTGGCAGCtacatggcatagtagatagaatgcttgacctggagtcagggagacccgaAGTCAAATGgaacctcagaaacttattagctgtgtgaccctggataaatcatttaaattttctgcctcagtttcctatggagataaaaatagcatctaccccCTCTCACCAACTATGGTAAGGATTAAATaggatgtttgtaaagcacttagtacagtgcccaacatatagttggcatttaataaatgctttttccttttcccctaattttttgatTGACTGTTTAATCATAAGGAAAAATGCTTGAGAAGTTGATATTGTGAGTCCCTACTCCAGAAACAGAAGAACATACTACTCATGCTATTATTTTTGCTTAAGTGTGACGCATCTGACTTATTTATACTCCCAATTACTGATGGATAAGAGAGAACAGAATCAACCCTTTCCCAAATCAAAGTATAGAAGAAATTCTTCCTGACCCAAACTGCATTGTTCACATAGTCAACAGAGTGTAAATTGAATACAAGAGACTGTATTATGTGTTGTGAGGGATACAAAAGAAGTATAAGATAAGAGACagattttatagacaagaaaagttaaataaaactaatgaaagGAGCAATGCCAACAGTGGTATGGACATAATGAAACTCAACCTGATATTTAGTGATCTTTAACAAGCTCCCGGTTTATACCTTAGGAATTTGAAGGATCCAAGAATTCATCATTGTAGGTATTCCATTGGCACACATATCAAGTCCTCTGGGTTATATGATTCTTGTTCATGTCTCCTCTTAACCTCCTCCCAAACAAATCATTTAAGATCTACCTTGATTACTGAAGATCATcttctagaatttttttcccaaacatTTCATGGACATTGCTATAGCAATTGTGTTATTCATCTTTGTTAATGAACTCTGTTGttatctttctttgtaacttCATGACCAACATCCtttcttttctaataaaaaacatttccttaatgACAAATTATATGCTAATCAATATGCTGCAATCTTATTAACCTTTTTCCACCTGCAATTTTAATTTCATGTTAATTGTGGCTTTACATAATTTACAATCATAGAGCATCAGAAGAAATGCATTGGCATAAAGAATATGGGCTTTTGTTTCAAGGAATATCCTCAGATCACTGAAAATGCTTTGCAGGTTCCCAGGTACACTTCAgcattctccctccttcccttcaatTCTGTACCTAGCTCATTATCCAACTGCAGTGCCTATTCGAGATATATGTTCTGATGAGCTAATTTAATAGACTGCTCATACAACTTggcccatctctctctctctctctctctctctcttatttatttatttattttgctgaggcatttggggttaagtaacttgcccagggtcacatagctaggaagtgttatgtgtccttgatttgatttgaactccagtcctcctgagttcaggtctagtgctctatccactgcaccatctagcttccctgGTCCATCTCTTTTGAATGATTATGAAGCTCATTAAATCTCAGTGGTCTCCTGGAATTTGATGCAGTCAGCTCAATTTTAGCTAACAATAGATACATTTGGAGGGTTTCACCATCCCTTTTACATTTTGCTCTTACATAATCATATCTACCATGATTATGGGAAATATGTCTCTATTTTGTGCTATGTATAATACTGATAATCAGAGGATTGCTGGACAAGTTATCTCTACATTTGGATCTATCAGAAATCTTATGTAATGTTACTATGTCAGGGGAAACACTGGGaaaacttttaagattttattaCTTCATGTTGAATGCTTTTTATAATCAGCATTCAATCAACGCGGATTCTTGTCTTTGTACTTTGCAGTTAGTTGTGTTACTATGAAGATTTGGCTGACATTTATCAGTGAAAACTTTCctgtttccatattttttttttcagcaaaaataCACTGGATACATGTATAGATTGTccatattaagatttttttttatgaaaaagtaGGCGTAATGGAAAGTTACTGAAATTTTCCCAACACTTTTggaaagataataatataatccaagattttttctcattctctaggTATCTTTGCTTACATTAGATGTAAGGCAGCATTTTACCAGCAGTTTTGCTaagtgagaggaagaaaaacagcAACTTCCTCCCTTGATTGAGTTttgttcttcccctccctttccattCCAGCCCCATTGGCCTCCTGCACTTTGTTCCCCCAGCACATTCCATCCCAATGCCTCTTGGCAGGCTGTCTCCAACTTCTGGGAGGTAATCCCTGCTCATCTCTCCCTCAGAGATGCCTGTATTTCTTCCCATTTCAGTGATACCTCTTTCATAatatctttcctgatttcccctgAGTTAGTGCTTTTCctcccaaattgttttgtttttactttgcaaATAGTTGGTGTTGTCTTCTGTATGTCCATATCATTCCTTCTCACAGAATGTAAagtccttttttgtctttgtatctccagagcctcacatagtgcctggcatatagtaggcgtataataaatgtttattggtttaTAACAAGTGGACAATAACAGATGACTGGCTTGAATGCTGTGTCAGAACTCACAAACTGGTAAAAATCCTATATTAAGATGGATTACTTACTCTCTCATTTCTAGTCCTGGATCTATTAATTTCTGTTTACACCATGAATCCAATATCAGAGGGCAATCCTGATAATTTCTCTCTTAGTTCCAGGGAACAGTTACTTGAGCCACATCAATTCCATTTACAGCAACAGTGCTTCAACATATAATCTAGAAGCAGACCTCCAGCAGATTAGATAAATAACTTACATATGGGAAGACATGAACAAATCTTGTACAAGATGGATGAGTTGCCAACTCCATCAGTAGAAGGAGGAGGATTTATGAGATCCACACATCCATCAAAATACTTTAGTATTATTTCCTCCAATAGTTTACTGGTTATAATCCAAGAGGACTAtcagttatataaatgtttatagatgattttaaaaCTGCAATCCTTAGTACCCTCTACCCTTAGGAATACTCtgccaccatcaccatcaccatcaccttcCAGAGGTGGAAGGACCAATAGAGGACTGAGGATCtttatgtatttctctttctttcctgggTTGTCACGGCAAAAACTTTCATCACCCAGTGGCcaaatttttttggtaataagcTTTTCCATATTTAGGTTAGTCCTTAGACAGCATGTATAGTCTGTTTTGGGGATTATATTAAAAGCCTTTCCAGTTTTGTAGAATCTGCTAGAGCTAGTTCCTCTCAAACGGCCATCAAAAACCAGGAATCACTGCCACCATACAATGAAGAATATCTGGTAGGGTTTTTTGTGAGAAAAGTTCTTACTGTGCTATTTTAAATTAGAGAATTGTGCATGTCTTGCCTCTCCTTTTGAAATTCAGGCTATCTTGGACATAAAACTATGgatcttttgctttgttttttgaacAGGTAGCCTGTGTTTTTGGATCAAACCAATTTTTCAGTGCGTCTCGTGACAAGACAGCAATACTATGGGAATTGAATGGAAATTCTCAACCAATTCAACAGTTTCCAGGCCATGACATGGTTGTTACAGGCTTAGCTGTGAATCCAGGTGAAACCTACGTCAAACTTTTTTCTAACCTGCAAAGCTTTTCCTTGAGATTTTCCTAAATCCTATTTAACATCATAATCTCATAGACTTCCTTCTTAAAACCATTTATAGATTCTTCACAGATATGTACTGGTTCTCGGGACAATACTCTCTGCATGTGGGATGTAAAGACTGGAGAATGTCTTCAGAAAGCtactatttcaagaaatctggTAAGAACTTGGTAAAAAAGCGATGTCTGTAGTAGGCAGTGTAGTGTTGGGGGGAGAAAATTCTGGATGGAAAGTCAGACCTCCAGTGCCTAGTCTCAGCTCTGCTACTAACTAGCCAGCTGTGTGATATTAatcaaataatttcatctttctgggcctaattttctttctttatcaaatgaagggattgaaaaGAAGTCtcttaaggttcctttcagctctaagagTTATGTTTCCACGATTCTACATAATAATGATAGCTGACATTTGTAAATgtggtattttaaggtttacaaaacactttacatacaaTCTCATTTAATCAGCTTTAAAAGATTtcattcttcctgactttatgAATCTGTTATACACAGAAGACTATCCAAAATTCCTGCCTTTATTTAAATGGTTAGACTCATCATTTTCTAATTATAGAGACTAGGTTGTGAGAGAAAATCCACTTGCCCATCTCTAATGACAAAGGATAGAATTCTGGCTCTCCTTCCCATTTGCTATCTTATCGAATCCTCAGAGATGCAGTGCATTTGGCCATGGATGGTCTTCCAAACCCTCCTTCCACTCATCTGAGCATGAGCTTTAGGCATTCCATTTGTTGACATTAAGAACTGCCTTGatgaggtgaaaaattggaacaagaggtttggcaattgttaatgctgtaaagttacccatgcatataacctgtaaataaaaggctattaaataaataaaaaaaaaaaaaagaactgcctTGATAACATAGGTCACCAGATGGGCTAAATATGAAACAAatcaaggaaaggagaggaaaatatcTCCAGGACAGGGGTAGGGGAGGCTGAAGGGTGAGGTGGAGAAGAGAACAAATGACAGAAGGGAAATGGTGATTTTGCCAACAAGTTAGAATCATCAGATTATGATCAGTAATCATTTTTTGGTATAATCCCTGGTTGCTTCCCAAAATGTGATAAGAAAGGATTTGAAAACAAGGAAGGAACCTTGTCAGATAGGTAGCAGAAATTTATTACAATTCTATAAATGTCAGAAAATATATGAATGTCTACATTGTTGGTTGGTATGTTTTTacaaagtaaacagaaaattttattttaatgatagtGTCTTGAAATGTTTGAGCTGCTTTCagtctttttctgaaattaactGTGTAGGAAAGGAGGAGACAGAAACAAATGAATAGTTATCCCATAGGAGATGCTTGACACaagtttattattgatattgacttaaaaataaaCCATGTAGGTTTGCATTTGTACAAAGTTCCTTAGAAGCACATTTACTAGTTCTTAGTGTTTGAAAAGAGGTGCAAATGTTCTCTGTGGAACAATTGATTTGCTAGAACTATAGAAAAATTAGAGAGGGCCTTGTTTAGTGggatttatttcaaaattttttaaaaattcatttcttttaggtTACTCATCTGTGCTGGATCCCTAGAGAATCACTTTTTCTCCAGACCTCAGAAGATAAAACTATCAGGTGGGCTTGCTGATGAAAGAGGGATTTGTAAAGCTCACCTTGTTAGCTTTTGGACTAGGGCATCTGGGCACATGTGTATATAACGATTCTTGTCCTTTAACGTTAGCTTCATTCCTCTGTTGCCTTCCTTCTGCCTCCTAGGAAGTCCCCACCTAGAAAGTAGAGGGACCGCATTtggttgtgtcctgctttctagagcccccacgctggggtgattaaaatatcctgctttctagtggagaagtgatgaggcgggactcctgaggatggtggaaaaatggagtccctTTATTAtaaggtcttttccccttttatacccTCATACTCTTAAGTACCAAAAACCCTGGGCATGTGCCCAGTATATACTGGgcacgtgggaccacataaacaacttgctattgtctGTAGTTTGCGACCTactatcactcttccacctggtcTCACTCTGCTTCATCCAcaacaggttgtcactgcccctgACTTCTAAGAAaagccgagagcccttaggggaaatGGGGGGCCAAACCaaatattgttagcaggttccctctgggctgaagggtcttatacctcactcagagTCCCCTCACTGTTTGTGCCCTCTACACAGCCCTACTTAGGAGACCCCTAGGGCCCTAACTAAATCTGTTGCCACCACCATGCCCCCTTTTGGAGGTGCTTGTTCAGAGCTGGTCTCCCCCAACTCGTCACCAACTGTTCTTGCTGGCTCTTATCCTCATTTCTCTTCTTAGCTGCCTGATAGTTCTGTGATTGTATACTTACTCCCAactgaagatttcttttttagttaCTAGTCTGTTCTTTTTCTGAACTAGGTGGTGCAGgtgggcctggactcaggaaaacctgagttcaaatttggcctcagacatttgaggcaagtcacttaaacttccatctgcctcagtttcctcaaccataaaaagagatgataatagtgtctactttccagggttgttgtgaggatcaaatgtgatatttaTTTGCAAGgcacttggcatagtgcctggcacatagtaggtacttaataaatacttattcctttctcctttcctatgTGGTGCAGACTATTAACAAAAAGATAGATTGGGGAAGAAGTGGGTTGGGGAAGGCATTGCTTTTTAAGTGTGGAGCAAAAGCAGAACTATAATTAATGGAATTAATGAATTATCTATCTGATAATGGCAGAAATTCTAGATTATGACATAGACTCCACATAGAAAATGCTGGAAACCATATAAGAAAATGTAATGGAAATAATTCCACAAATAGACCCCATGTGCATGTTGAGGAATATGATTTCTAGAATACTGTCCAGTTCTATTAGAACAATTTCCTTGTCACATACATCTCACAATATGATTATATCTGGGTCACCAGCCACAAATTACCTGGAAAAAGTAAGTCACTTTATTTAAAACCTTGCCAATTAAATCTTTGAACATTCAGCAACTACTGTCATTTCTTAGAGCCACTGCACTAATTTTGAAAGCCTGTGGACAGACCCATCTCAGAGAGCATTGCCTCTTAGCACAGGACATTCCATTCTGATTTGGTCTTGGGCAGCAAAGAACTAAATATTTTGTGTTAGCAGATTACCTAAAGTAGGCATATTGTGTATGTTTAATCCACTATTTCTAACTCAATTAATTTCAGAATTTGGGACAGTCGGAAGTTACAAGTGGCCCATAAATTTCCAGTAAAGCAACACATTCAGACTTACTGTGACGTCAGTCCAGATGGTTATTACTGTATCTCCTGTAGCAGTGGCTTTGGAGGAGAAGGCTGTGAAGCAACagtaagagattaaaaaaaaaaaaaaaaaaacaggttactCCTGGCACATGAATACCCTTTGGCCATTGAAAAGATTCTCCCTAAGCCCTTTCTATACACACAACATGCCTAGTTCCAAGTTGTCCTCAGAAGACACGGTTGCTAAATCTTCGACCATGTGGGTCTCATTGCTCTGAATGTGCTCCAGCTTGTCAGTGTGGGCATCTCGGAGCTGAGTGGCACCTTCTGCTTCTTTTCCTCTAGACATTATTCTTGGGTACATCATCTGCATACTAACTAGAAGGCAAAGCTAATGTGCCTGTGTCTTCAGTTCCTGTTTTTAGAGTAAGAATCTCTTACGTAACATAAGACTTCAAAGAAACCCAGGGCAGGGCAGCTGAGGGCTGCTCTGGGCAGCAGGGTCACTTCCAGCTCGCCTGAGGCTGTGGCTATCTGTTTGGCAACAGTCTCTCTTAATAAGAGTTTATAGGACTCACATCAACTAAACCCACAGAACAGAGTCTTTCTACAACATTCCTGAATGGTTAATGCCTTACACATGGAGGTACTCAATAATTATTACTCAGTGGGTGATAATTGGTGGGTGACTAGGCAGATGTCTTGAGAAATAAAGCAGTTAAGAGACTAGAGGAAAATGTTTAAGAGGGTCCATTTTAACATCTTATGTCATTATGTTACAGCTGTGGGACCTAAGACAAACTAGAAGTAAAATATGTGAGTACAAAGGGCATTTTCAGACAGTGACATCCTGTGTCTTCCTGCCGAATGGGTTATCTCTGATACCAGCAATTGCCACCTCATCATATGATAACAAGGTGAAGATTTGGAACCAATATACTGGAGGTGAGACTCCTACTATCTATTTCTCCAAAAGCACCATTATGGTAATGAGTGCTGGTTTTAATCATTCTCCTTACATTGGTTTAATGTGTGCAGTGGCTTTGATGCCTGCCTGCCTCACTGCCTCCCTAATTTCTGGGACCATTCTTTCTGTATCCCTTAGTGGAAGCAGTTATAATGATATTGTCACTAATTGAGCCAGAGagcctttatattttaaatagcttttacaGCTGGTGCACATCAAATCACATCTTCtactcaaatgtaaaatataatgcTCAAAATAACAGTcaggaaaattaatgaaaacttTATAAGGGATTTTTTGCAAGATTAAAATATGAACCCCAGATCTAGAAGTTCTCTTAATCATGTCCTCTCCTTCCCAACAACAGCTTCAGATTCTGGAAGGATCATTAATACTTCAGTGCACAAGAGAACCAAGAAGccagagagaaaaaacatttcaAGGAACATAGCTACCCAGATTAATAGGAGTTAGCACATTCTGTTCTATATGCCAAGTACATACAGTTATTTAGATGGAACTCTAAATGACTAGAAAActtcaaatcctattttttatACATAAATCATTGAGAAAACTTGTTTTGCAGAAGTGGGAATCAGCTTGACTCTTTTGGAGCAAAAATTTAAAGCCATGAGGCACAATACTAGTCAGTCAGAAACACTGAATAGCAACAATCCAGTGACAGACTAAAAGTACAGTCTTTTAAGTACAACATTAAAAGTACAACATTTTAAAAGCTTCTTTTCACACATTAGGTTTTTTAATCATATAAAGGTAAGATTAGCACCTGCAAATGATGAGTGAAAGAGTAGATTTGTCCATTTTAAGTTCATTTTGTAATAATTGAGAGTAAATCCATAGTAAAAATTGTTGGATTTATTCACAAAGCTAGATTAATTGAACTTTAAGTTATTATCTCTCAGATAATTGTAACAGGCCTCCAAAAAGAAGACATTTGAGGACCAGAAACCTTTTCTTGTTACATGAGTTTCCTGGGATTCACTTCATAATCTCTTTCAGAGACAGGTCATTAAAAGCCCTCAGTTTCCCACAGTGGGCAGTTTATGCTATATCTCCTTAGTAAATATGGCTTTAgtatttgatttgcttttttttattccaaatcacAAACTATCAGAGCTAGAGAGAACCTCAAAGATGAGAGGGGGACATTGAGGCTCAATGAAGTAAGATGCAATCGTTGGGAGCCAGGATAAGAGCCCAAGTCTTCTCGttctttctgaatttctctttgtaaaaatatcttcacagttTGGCCTCAGTGTTTTTAttgctctccctttctcctctgcctcttggactccttagtttccttcaaggctcaactgAGTGACTACTCCTTTTCTCTCTtgcattccccaattgttggggcTCTTTCCCACATCAAATTAGTTTGTATTTGTTCATCTATATGTTCTAATATCTAAGTAGAATATAAGTCCCTTCAGCACAGGTACCACgttttgttttgttcctttctttcctcagcaTCTAGCACAATACCCCTTACACCAGTAGTCAAGCCAACTTCATCAATATTTACTAGATATTAGGTGATaggttaagtgctggggataggaagaaaagcaagaacTGCTCccgtcctc harbors:
- the WDR31 gene encoding WD repeat-containing protein 31 isoform X1, giving the protein MGKLQSKIKHNTYKYRTEGYVEENGCTNVVEEYKQAHTDAVNSVTALNSDICVSGGRDKIVVAYNWRTGDTMKQFKGHEREITKVACVFGSNQFFSASRDKTAILWELNGNSQPIQQFPGHDMVVTGLAVNPDSSQICTGSRDNTLCMWDVKTGECLQKATISRNLVTHLCWIPRESLFLQTSEDKTIRIWDSRKLQVAHKFPVKQHIQTYCDVSPDGYYCISCSSGFGGEGCEATLWDLRQTRSKICEYKGHFQTVTSCVFLPNGLSLIPAIATSSYDNKVKIWNQYTGACLFTLPLDGSGPLVSLAVCDTSSLLCASFNSGIHLLRIHNSRGLQMQEVAKF
- the WDR31 gene encoding WD repeat-containing protein 31 isoform X2 → MGKLQSKIKHNTYKYRTEGYVEENGCTNVVEEYKQAHTDAVNSVTALNSDICVSGGRDKVACVFGSNQFFSASRDKTAILWELNGNSQPIQQFPGHDMVVTGLAVNPDSSQICTGSRDNTLCMWDVKTGECLQKATISRNLVTHLCWIPRESLFLQTSEDKTIRIWDSRKLQVAHKFPVKQHIQTYCDVSPDGYYCISCSSGFGGEGCEATLWDLRQTRSKICEYKGHFQTVTSCVFLPNGLSLIPAIATSSYDNKVKIWNQYTGACLFTLPLDGSGPLVSLAVCDTSSLLCASFNSGIHLLRIHNSRGLQMQEVAKF
- the WDR31 gene encoding WD repeat-containing protein 31 isoform X3; protein product: MFYEYQFGSCVENGLEKRYQKQRDQLAIKTAQVACVFGSNQFFSASRDKTAILWELNGNSQPIQQFPGHDMVVTGLAVNPDSSQICTGSRDNTLCMWDVKTGECLQKATISRNLVTHLCWIPRESLFLQTSEDKTIRIWDSRKLQVAHKFPVKQHIQTYCDVSPDGYYCISCSSGFGGEGCEATLWDLRQTRSKICEYKGHFQTVTSCVFLPNGLSLIPAIATSSYDNKVKIWNQYTGACLFTLPLDGSGPLVSLAVCDTSSLLCASFNSGIHLLRIHNSRGLQMQEVAKF